One Rhinolophus sinicus isolate RSC01 linkage group LG06, ASM3656204v1, whole genome shotgun sequence DNA window includes the following coding sequences:
- the LGALS12 gene encoding galectin-12 isoform X2 — protein MSPGEKLDPLPDTFILQPPVFHPVVPYVTTIFGGLRAGKMVMLQGVVPLKARRFQVDFQCGCSLHPRPDIAIHFNPRFYTTKPHVICNTLHNGLWQAEARWPHLALQRGASFLILFLFGNEEMKVSVNGQHFLRYRYRLPLSRVDTLGIFGDILVKAVGFLNINPFSEGSSEYPVGYPFLLKSPRLEMPCLRPLPRGLGPGQVIVLRGLVLPEPKDVQGHHVTPILHRRRQRNTKRSKLPRVTEPVGGRVGLGPGLRLLSRSQQPQFWEYLPCLYTWSGQPISPRRSPLRPQERPLKGTGCDLERGCDLPQ, from the exons GTGGTTCCTTATGTCACGACAATTTTTGGTGGCCTGCGTGCAGGCAAAATGGTCATGCTACAGGGAGTGGTCCCTCTAAAGGCACGCAG GTTCCAGGTAGACTTCCAGTGCGGCTGCAGCCTGCATCCCCGGCCAGATATCGCCATCCACTTCAACCCTCGCTTCTACACCACCAAGCCCCATGTCATCTGCAACACCCTGCACAATGGGCTCTGGCAAGCTGAGGCCCGGTGGCCCCACCTGGCCCTGCAGAGAGGAGCCAGCTTCCTCATCCTGTTTCTCTTTgggaatgaggaaatgaag GTGAGCGTGAATGGACAACACTTTCTCCGCTACCGCTACCGGCTCCCGCTGTCTCGTGTAGACACCCTGGGCATATTTGGTGACATCTTGGTGAAGGCTGTTGGGTTCCTGAACATCAAC CCGTTTTCAGAGGGCAGCAGCGAGTATCCAGTTGGATAC CCTTTCCTGCTGAAGAGCCCCAGACTG GAGATGCCCTGCTTACGGCCCCTTCCTCGGGGTCTCGGGCCCGGACAGGTCATCGTGCTGCGGGGGCTGGTCTTGCCAGAACCCAAGGA TGTCCAAGGCCACCATGTAACCCCCATCTTGCACAGGAGGAGACAGAGGAACACAAAGAGAAGTAagctgcccagggtcacagagcctGTGGGAGGCAGGGTGGGATTGGGACCAGGGCTCAGGCTGCTTTCGCGGTCCCAGCAGCCCCAATTCTGGGAGTATCTTCCCTGCCTGTACACCTGGTCAGGCCAACCAATCTCTCCTCGCAGATCCCCTCTGAGGCCTCAGGAAAGGCCCTTGAAAGGTACAGGCTGCGACCTAGAGCGAGGATGCGACCTCCCTCAGTGA
- the LGALS12 gene encoding galectin-12 isoform X1 codes for MSPGEKLDPLPDTFILQPPVFHPVVPYVTTIFGGLRAGKMVMLQGVVPLKARRFQVDFQCGCSLHPRPDIAIHFNPRFYTTKPHVICNTLHNGLWQAEARWPHLALQRGASFLILFLFGNEEMKVSVNGQHFLRYRYRLPLSRVDTLGIFGDILVKAVGFLNINPFSEGSSEYPVGYPFLLKSPRLEMPCLRPLPRGLGPGQVIVLRGLVLPEPKDFTLSLLDEAAHVPVTLRASFTDRTLAWVSPWGRKKLILAPFLFYPQRFFEVLLLCQEGGLKLALNGQGLGATSLGQQVLERLRELRVSGSVQLYCIHY; via the exons GTGGTTCCTTATGTCACGACAATTTTTGGTGGCCTGCGTGCAGGCAAAATGGTCATGCTACAGGGAGTGGTCCCTCTAAAGGCACGCAG GTTCCAGGTAGACTTCCAGTGCGGCTGCAGCCTGCATCCCCGGCCAGATATCGCCATCCACTTCAACCCTCGCTTCTACACCACCAAGCCCCATGTCATCTGCAACACCCTGCACAATGGGCTCTGGCAAGCTGAGGCCCGGTGGCCCCACCTGGCCCTGCAGAGAGGAGCCAGCTTCCTCATCCTGTTTCTCTTTgggaatgaggaaatgaag GTGAGCGTGAATGGACAACACTTTCTCCGCTACCGCTACCGGCTCCCGCTGTCTCGTGTAGACACCCTGGGCATATTTGGTGACATCTTGGTGAAGGCTGTTGGGTTCCTGAACATCAAC CCGTTTTCAGAGGGCAGCAGCGAGTATCCAGTTGGATAC CCTTTCCTGCTGAAGAGCCCCAGACTG GAGATGCCCTGCTTACGGCCCCTTCCTCGGGGTCTCGGGCCCGGACAGGTCATCGTGCTGCGGGGGCTGGTCTTGCCAGAACCCAAGGA TTTCACGCTGAGTCTGCTGGACGAGGCTGCACACGTTCCTGTGACACTTAGGGCTTCCTTCACAGACAGAACTCTGGCCTGGGTCTCGCCCTGGGGACGGAAGAAGCTGATCTTGGCCCCCTTCCTCTTCTACCCCCAGCGATTCTTCGAG GTGCTGCTCCTGTGCCAGGAGGGTGGGCTGAAGCTGGCACTCaatgggcagggcctgggggccaCCAGCCTGGGCCAGCAGGTCCTGGAGCGGCTGCGGGAGCTCCGGGTCAGTGGCAGTGTCCAGCTCTACTGTATCCACTACTGA